The genomic interval AGCCGGGCGTCGCGCTCGTTGTAAAGCACCCGCACCCGGACATCGCCCGCGGCATTGCGGAAGAAGACGAACTGCACGTTGCCCGCCATCGGCGAAACCTTCTCGATGCTCCAGCACGAGCGCACCTCGTCCACGGAGGCCACCCGCGCCGAGGCGCCCTCCACCTGCAACAGGGCGGCGAGGGGCGTCAGATAGACGTCGTGCCCGAAACGCAGCGAGGCCGCCAGCGGCTCCTTCCCGTCGATCACCCGCCGGGCCGTCTCCACGAAATCGCGGAGCAGCGGCCGGGCCGAGGCCACGACCGGATCGCCGAAACGCAGCGAAGGCCCCATCGTCAGGTAACAGTAGGCGTTCAGACTCTCCCAGAGCGCATAGAGCTCCCCGGGCGTGAAAATATCGTAGAACGCCCACTCGGGACGGTCGATGTCCTGCGCGATGGAGGTCAGCATGAAGAGGTCCCACATGAACCGCTGCGGATCGGCGACCTGCGGGGCTTCGTCCGTAAAGAGCGCCGAAAGAAGCCGCTCGGGATGCAGCCAGGCCCGCTTGGCGCTGTCCGCCACCTCGCGCGCCGCCTTGTCCATATCTTTGTCCCGCTCCCCGTTGGCCAGATAGCTCAGGTCGCGGGCGCTCGCCGTACGGACCATGCGGATCCGGGGATCGAGCTCCTTGAGCCGCTCGTTGAAGGCGGCCATGCTCAGGATGCAGCGCGGCACGAGCGTCGAACGGCTCTCCACCCGGCATTCGCGGCCGTCCGCCGTCGAGAATACCTCGGGATAGGCCGCATACATGCGTTCGGCGATCGCCCGGTGTTCGCGCACCCCGCGCGGCGACAGGTCGCCGTAGCGCCCTGCGGCATCGGCGGCCAGCGCCTCGCCCTTCGCCAGGACGGCCCGGCCCGCCGCCGTCAGCGTCCCCGCCGCCGCAGCCTCGCGCAACGGGACGAGCGGCGCCGTGTAATGCGCTTCGGAGGAGTGGTAGCGGCTGCCGTGGCGGCCGTAATGGCTGATATAGAACGGTACGTATCCCTCCGGAACGGGCTCGGCCTCCGCGGGACGGTATTCGTACGAATGATAGACGCCGGCGGCCCGTTCGGGGCAGTCGGCGATTTCCTCCGGCGCGGTCTGCGCGGCCGCGGCGCCCGCAGTCAGCACACACAATGCCGAAGCGAGGAGCTTCGATGAAAAACGGTTTCCTTTCACGATTTATGCGTCATTATTCCCAGCACGAGCCGGTCGGTTTCATTCATGCCGTCGCGGCCGATGGCCGTCAGATTGCGGATGCACTTGTCCACGTCCTCCTCGATGATCCCCTCCACCGGTGTCACGCAGTGACCGTCCATGGCCATCATCGCCGAGAGCAGAGCCGTCGAGACGCCGCTCGTGAGCTTCATCGCGCAGCTCGGCTTCGCACCGTCGCAGATCATGCCCGTCAGGTTGGCGATCATGTTCTTCACCGCGGCGGCCGCCTCGGCGTATCCGCCGCCCATCAGGTAGGTCACGCCGCAGCTCGAACCCGTCGCGGCGGCCACGCAGCCGCAGAGGGCCGACAGCCGTCCGAGGCTCTGCTTGATGTAGATCACCGTCAGGTGGCTCAGCGTCAGCGCGCGGATCATCCGCTCCTCCGAAGCGTGCGTCTCCTCGGCATAGACCGCCACGGGCAGCGTCGCGGCGATGCCCTGGTTGCCGCTGCCCGAGTTGCTCATCACCGGAATCATGGCCCCGGCCATGCGGGCGTCGCACGCCGCCGAGGTGTAGGAGAGGACGCGGGTGAAGATGCTGTCGCCCATCACGCGGCGTTCGCGGTCGCAGCGGAGCGTCCGTCCCACGCAATGACCGAACTCGCCCGCGAGCGAACGCTCGGCGGCGGCCTTGTTCACGCGGCTCGTCTCGAGAATGAAGCGCAGCTCCTCCGCCGGCGCGGTCATGGCGAAATCCCAGACCCGGCGGAACGTCAGCGGAACTTCCTCCTCGCCCGCGGCGTCCGCGGACGGCGTGCGGCGGTCGAGCAGCGTCTCGCCGTCGCGGGTCACGCTGACGAAACGCGTATGGCCTCCGGCTATGACCGCCGCAGCCGAATGGCCCGCCGCCGCGACCTCGACCTCGATATAGAGTTTTTCGCCGATCGCCTCCTTCAGCGCGATCGCGATACGCCGCTCGTCGATATAGCGCCGCCCCTGTTCCACGGCCTCGGGCGTCACGTCGCGCAACACCTCGAGCCGGTACTCCGAACGGCCCACGAGCGCTCCGAGGGCCACGGCGATCGGCAGGCCGATCATCCCCGTGCCGGGAATGCCCACGCCCATCGCGTTTTTCAGGATATTGGCACTCAGCCGCACGTCGATCCGCTCGGGCCGCACGCCCAGCGTCTCGGCGGCGCGCGCCGTACAGAGCGCCACGGCGATCGGTTCGGTGCACCCGATGGCGGGTACGACCTCCCGGTTCATCAGGGCGACGATCCGCGCCCGTTCTTCCCGGGGCATTGCAGGGGATTCCATAAAAATTCCGGTTCGTTTTGGAAAACAAATGACAACCGCCCACTTCCCGCATTCCGGCCGTCCCCTTCCCGGGTCCCGACGGCCCCGACCGGCAGACACCGCCGGAAACGGCGGCCGTCGGTACGGCGAGGTATCCGATTGCGAAACAAAGATAACGATTTTTCGCTATTTTTGCTCCGAACGAACGACAACAGCGATGGAAAATCCGAAAAACCGCAAATGGCGGGTCGTGCGGAGCGAATACCTCGCCCGCAAGCCGTGGTTCACCGTGCGCCACGAAACGATCTCGCTGCCCGACGGGCGCACGATCCCCGACTACTACGTGTTCGAATACCCCGACTGGGTCAATGTCACGGCCATCGACCGCGAGGGACGCTTCGTGATGATCGACCAGTACCGTCACGGGCTGGGCGAGACCTCCTACGAAATCCCGGCCGGCGTGGCGGAACCCTCGGACGAGACGATGCTCGCCGCGGCGCAGCGCGAACTGCTCGAAGAGACCGGCTACGGCGGCGGCCAGTGGCGGCTGCTGACGACCCTCTGCGCCAATCCCGCCACGCAGAACAACCTGACGCACTGCTTCCTCGCCACGGACGTCGAACGGCTCGGCGCGCAGCGGCCCGACCCGACGGAGGATATCCGCGTGCACCTCTTCTCCCGCGACGAGGTGCTGGAGCTGCTCCGCACCGACCGCATCCGGCAGGCGTTGATGGCCGCACCGCTCTGGCGCTGGTTCGCCGAAGAGGGCATCGTCGGATAACGGCTCCGTGAACCGCGAAGGCCCGCCGGCTTTACGTCCGGCGGGCCTTTCCCGTTTCCGGCGAACGCCCTACCGTCCGACGGTCTGCGCCAGCGCCAGGAAGTAGCGTTCCGGATCGAGCCCGAGGGCTTCGAGCAGCTCCCCGGCGGGCGCGCTGCCGCGCGTGATCGAACGCAACCCGTGCCCGGCCGCATAGAGGTTCACGTTCTCGGCACACCCCGCGGCATCCTGCCCGCAGAGGTAGCGGACCTGTTCGGCCGGGATACTCCGCCCCTCGTAAACCGCCCGGTCGGCGACATAGACCAGATTCAGCGGCGCCGAATAGACGAAGGGCTGCGCCCCCGAGAGTCTGCGGCGATCGCCCTCCAGCACGCGCACGAGCCTGTGCGCCTCCGCATCGTAACGATAGACCCCCTCGGCGAAGAAGACGTAGAGGCGGACCGGGTAGAGCGCCAGCGCCGAAGGTGCCGTCAGACGCCCCTCCTCCGGCCTATTCTCGCCCGCGGCGGCCCATACGATACCCGAAAGCTCCTCGAGCGACAGCGCGCCGGGATTGTACTCGCGCCACGAACGGCGGTTCCGCAGCGCTTCGTCGATCGTCAGGCCGCCCTTCGGCGGCACCTGCACGAGCGCGATCTCTTCGCCGTACCGCACTTCGGTACGGGTTTCGGCGGTCTTCTCCGCCTCCGGGTTCCGGGTGCCTCCGCACGCCGCCAACAGCAGCGCCGCGCAGGCCAGCATTTTCGTTTTCATCCGTATTTCGATATTTACATTACGGACAAATATACGAATTTTTCCTACCTTTGCCTGCACACACCGAACGGATATGCAACCCGAACGCATCTGCACCCTCTTTTTCTCGCCGACAGGCACCTCGCGGAAAACGGCCACAGCCGTGGCGCGGGGAATCGCGGCTCCCTTTGCGGCGACGGCCGACAGCACGGCGACGGACCGCGCCACGGCAACGGCCGACAGCAGCGGCTCGACGGACCCGGCGAACCATGCCGCGGAAGCGAACCGCGTCGCCGCGACGCCGGAGAACGGTCCCATACCCGTACGCGCCCTCGACCTGACGCACGCCGCACCGCGCCCCGAAACGCTGTCAGCGGATACCGTGGCCGTATTCGCCGCACCGGTTTACGGCGGACGCATCCCCCGCACGGCGCTCGAACGCATGGAGGGCATCCGGGGCGAAGGCACGCCTGCGGTAGTGATCGCCGTTTACGGCAACCGGGCCTTCGAAAAGGCCGCGGCGGAGCTGGCGGATTTCGTGCGCGCCCGGGGATTCGTCCCGGTGGCCGCGGCGGCCTTCGTCGGGGAGCATTCGTACAGCACGGAACGCACGCCCATCGCGGCAGGCCGCCCCGACGGGCAGGACCTCGCCGCAGCGGAGGCGTTCGGCCGGGCCGTCCGGCGCAAACTCGCCGGGCAGGGACCCCTGCCGGTCGATGCCGCACGGCTCAAGGCCCCCGGCACGCCGCTCGTCCCGCTGCTGCGTTTCATCCGTTTCGTTCTCGCCTACCGGCGGCGCCAGAAGAAACACCCCGTCGTCCTGCTGCCCGCAGGCAGCGCGGACCGCTGCACGCACTGCGGCCGCTGCGCGGCGGTCTGCCCCACCGGAGCCATCGCCCGCGGCGACGAACTCCGCACCGACGCGGCCCGCTGCATCCGCTGCTGTGCCTGCGTAAAGGGGTGTCCGGTCGGTGCGCGCACCTTCGAAACGCCTTTCGCGGCGGCCCTTTCGCGCAACTTCGCACGCCGGAAACCGCCCGTCACCCTGCTTTGAGACACGACCGACGATGAAAACGCTCCCGATACGCCTCCGCCTCCTGCTCGGCGCCGCCGTGCTGCTGACGGGCTGTTTCGAGAAGAGCGGAACCTACGGTCCCGACCCCGGGGAGGCGATTCTCGCGCTCACGGCGCACGGCTGGGAGACGGAACACCCGGACGGCCCGGGAACGATAAAGGAGACATGGACGTTCCGCCCGATCGGGAACGGCCGCACGGAACTGCTGCGGACGCACGGAGACGGAAGCGAGGAGCGCAGCGAGACGTTCTTCCTGTGGGAATACGTCGGGCCGAATTACAACGTGCTCTACATCGCGGCCGAAAACCTCCGTTCCTGCTACTGGGCCGTCGAGGAGCTGACGCACGGCACGCTAACCGTCCGAAAGAGTTTCATCGACCCCGATCTGGTGACATCGGGGGATTACAGCGAACGCATCCGGTTCTCCGCCGTCCGGTGACGGGCGGCAGGGCGGATTCCGTCCGGTCAGAGCCGTTTCTCGAAGGCCAGCCGCTCGCCGCCGGCATAACGGACCGTTCCGCAGAAACGGAAGCCCTCCTTCTCCAGCAGACGCAGCATGCGGCGGTTGTCGAAATTGGTGTCCACACGGAAAGCGCACACCCCGCGCCGCCGCGCCAGTTCGCCCACACGCCGCAGAAACGCCGTCGCCAGCCCCCGGCCCTGCATCCCGCCGGCCACCGCCAGACGGTGCAGCACGACGTATGCGCCGTCGGTGAGCCAGCGCCCTTCGATTCCGGCATAGGCCGGTTCGCCGTCGAACACCGCGGCACCATAGGCGACCGCCTCCCCTGCCGCGGAGCCGCCCGGCAGCATGTCCGGAAGGGAATCCCGATCCGGCAGCGCACTCCCGGCGGATCCGGCGGCCGGATCCGCCGCCGGAAGCGACAACACGTATCCGTCCCCCCGCCCGATGTCCCGGGCGATATCCGATTCGGCGGGATAACCGTCCTGCCATTGCAGGCTGCCGGCCGCCCGCATCTGCGCCTGCGCCCGGGCGATGATCCGCATGATGCGGGGAATGTCCGCCGCCGCGGCCCGGCGGAACAACAACTGCTCGTTCATGACGGCAAAGATACGAAATTGTCGCGGGGCGTCATCCGGACACGACAAAATTTCCGAACGGGTGACAATTCGTGACATTTCATGACAA from Alistipes dispar carries:
- a CDS encoding GNAT family N-acetyltransferase, which produces MNEQLLFRRAAAADIPRIMRIIARAQAQMRAAGSLQWQDGYPAESDIARDIGRGDGYVLSLPAADPAAGSAGSALPDRDSLPDMLPGGSAAGEAVAYGAAVFDGEPAYAGIEGRWLTDGAYVVLHRLAVAGGMQGRGLATAFLRRVGELARRRGVCAFRVDTNFDNRRMLRLLEKEGFRFCGTVRYAGGERLAFEKRL
- a CDS encoding L-cysteine desulfidase family protein, which encodes MPREERARIVALMNREVVPAIGCTEPIAVALCTARAAETLGVRPERIDVRLSANILKNAMGVGIPGTGMIGLPIAVALGALVGRSEYRLEVLRDVTPEAVEQGRRYIDERRIAIALKEAIGEKLYIEVEVAAAGHSAAAVIAGGHTRFVSVTRDGETLLDRRTPSADAAGEEEVPLTFRRVWDFAMTAPAEELRFILETSRVNKAAAERSLAGEFGHCVGRTLRCDRERRVMGDSIFTRVLSYTSAACDARMAGAMIPVMSNSGSGNQGIAATLPVAVYAEETHASEERMIRALTLSHLTVIYIKQSLGRLSALCGCVAAATGSSCGVTYLMGGGYAEAAAAVKNMIANLTGMICDGAKPSCAMKLTSGVSTALLSAMMAMDGHCVTPVEGIIEEDVDKCIRNLTAIGRDGMNETDRLVLGIMTHKS
- a CDS encoding histidine phosphatase family protein, coding for MKGNRFSSKLLASALCVLTAGAAAAQTAPEEIADCPERAAGVYHSYEYRPAEAEPVPEGYVPFYISHYGRHGSRYHSSEAHYTAPLVPLREAAAAGTLTAAGRAVLAKGEALAADAAGRYGDLSPRGVREHRAIAERMYAAYPEVFSTADGRECRVESRSTLVPRCILSMAAFNERLKELDPRIRMVRTASARDLSYLANGERDKDMDKAAREVADSAKRAWLHPERLLSALFTDEAPQVADPQRFMWDLFMLTSIAQDIDRPEWAFYDIFTPGELYALWESLNAYCYLTMGPSLRFGDPVVASARPLLRDFVETARRVIDGKEPLAASLRFGHDVYLTPLAALLQVEGASARVASVDEVRSCWSIEKVSPMAGNVQFVFFRNAAGDVRVRVLYNERDARLPLDGGPYYEWEALKRYCERLYE
- a CDS encoding SagB/ThcOx family dehydrogenase is translated as MKTKMLACAALLLAACGGTRNPEAEKTAETRTEVRYGEEIALVQVPPKGGLTIDEALRNRRSWREYNPGALSLEELSGIVWAAAGENRPEEGRLTAPSALALYPVRLYVFFAEGVYRYDAEAHRLVRVLEGDRRRLSGAQPFVYSAPLNLVYVADRAVYEGRSIPAEQVRYLCGQDAAGCAENVNLYAAGHGLRSITRGSAPAGELLEALGLDPERYFLALAQTVGR
- a CDS encoding NUDIX hydrolase codes for the protein MENPKNRKWRVVRSEYLARKPWFTVRHETISLPDGRTIPDYYVFEYPDWVNVTAIDREGRFVMIDQYRHGLGETSYEIPAGVAEPSDETMLAAAQRELLEETGYGGGQWRLLTTLCANPATQNNLTHCFLATDVERLGAQRPDPTEDIRVHLFSRDEVLELLRTDRIRQALMAAPLWRWFAEEGIVG
- a CDS encoding 4Fe-4S binding protein, which translates into the protein MQPERICTLFFSPTGTSRKTATAVARGIAAPFAATADSTATDRATATADSSGSTDPANHAAEANRVAATPENGPIPVRALDLTHAAPRPETLSADTVAVFAAPVYGGRIPRTALERMEGIRGEGTPAVVIAVYGNRAFEKAAAELADFVRARGFVPVAAAAFVGEHSYSTERTPIAAGRPDGQDLAAAEAFGRAVRRKLAGQGPLPVDAARLKAPGTPLVPLLRFIRFVLAYRRRQKKHPVVLLPAGSADRCTHCGRCAAVCPTGAIARGDELRTDAARCIRCCACVKGCPVGARTFETPFAAALSRNFARRKPPVTLL